A stretch of DNA from Mycolicibacterium celeriflavum:
GCCGCTGCTGTTGCTGCCGCTGCTGAACCGCCAGTGGCGACCGTTCGTGGGCGCCGTCGCGGTTCCGTTGGTGTTCAACGCCGCCGCCTGGCCGCTGATCAGCGATCCGATGAACTGGGTCACCCGCACGCTGCCCTACATCCTGACCACCCGCGACTACTTCAACAGCTCCATCGCGGGCAACGGCATCTACTACGGCCTGCCGATATGGCTGATCCTGTCGCTGCGCATCGGGTTTGCGCTCCTGGCGGCCTACACGCTGTGGTTGCTCTACAAGTACTACCGCACCCGCGATCCGCTGTTCTGGATGCTGACGTCCTCGGGTGTGCTGCTGATCGCATCGTTCCTGGTGCTGTCGCTCGGCCAGGGCTACTACTCGATGATGTTGTTCCCGTTCCTGATGACGGTGGTGCTGCCGAACTCGGTGCTGCGCAACTGGCCGGCGTGGCTGGCGATCTACGGGTTCATGAGCGCGGACCGCTGGCTGCTCGGACATTGGCCGACGACGGGCCGGTTCCTGGAGTACATGAAGTTCACCTACGGCTGGGGGCTGATGCTCGTCGTCGTGTTCTCGGTGCTGTACTTCCGCTATCTGGACGCCAAGGCCGAGGGCCGACTCGACGACGGGATCGATCCGTTGTGGCTGAAGAAGCCCTCGCCGGAGCCTGTCGCTTCGACAGCGCCGGCGAAGCCCACGGCCCCACCGATCAGCTGACGCTGGCTTCGACATTGCACTGATGGTCGTGACTACAGCCCTGGCTGCAATTTCGAGCATGGGGACTAGCGTGGAGGCATGACCACACCGGCTCCCAAACTGCAGCTGACCGACGACCAATGGCGCCAGAAGCTGACTCCCGAGGAGTTCCACGTCCTGCGCGAGGCCGGCACCGAGCGCCCCTTCACCGGTGAATACACCGACACCAAGACCGAAGGAATCTACGAGTGCCGCGCCTGCGGTGCCGAACTGTTCCGCAGCACCGAGAAGTTCGAATCGCACTGCGGCTGGCCGTCGTTCTTCGATCCCGCCGACTCCGACGCCGTCATCCTGCGGTCCGACGACTCGCTGGGCATGCACCGCGTCGAGGTGCTGTGCGCCAACTGCCACAGCCACCTGGGCCACGTCTTCGAAGGCGAGGGCTACCCCACGCCGACCGACCAGCGCTACTGCATCAACTCGATCTCGCTGCGGCTGAAGCCGAGCAGCTGACCGCGAACGAGAAGCCACGGTCGCGATCCGGCGGGAATCACGACGGGGAATTCTATTTCGGCGCTACGACCTACCCGGGGTAGACGGCGAACTCGGCGCGGTCCTCGGTGTCGGCGACGCACTGGAACAGCAGCGGCGCGGTCATCGCGTTACCGGAGTAACAGGTGAACGGGCCGATCACCTGGTACTTGTCGCCGTTGAGGTCGTACTGAACGGCGTAATCCGATGCCGTGATGCAGTCGATGTCGCCGGCGGTGATGTCGATGACCTGTCCGAACCGCGGAGCGCATCGCTCGCTGTCCGGTGGCTGCGCGAAGCCGCTGGGTGCTGCGACGAGCGCGGCGAAAGACATCGTTGCGGCAACCAGTGCCTTCGTCCTCATCGACCCATGATGAACGAGCGGAACCGCCGGTGTGGCCTTTTACGGCAGGCGTTCGATCAACTGCTCGGCGCTGATCCGCGGACCGGTGAAGAACGGGGTCTCCGCACGGGTATGCCGGCGCGCGTCGGTGGCGCGCAGATCACGCATCAGGTCGACGATCCGGTGCAGTTCCGGCGCCTCGAACGCCAGTATCCACTCGTAGTCGCCGAGCGCGAACGCCGGCACGGTGTTGGCCCGCACATCCTTGTAGCCCCGCGCGGCCATGCCGTGCTCGGAGAGCATGCGGCGTCGCTCCTCGTCGGGCAACAGATACCACTCGTAGGACCGGACGAACGGGTACACACAGATGTAGTTGCCGGGCTCCTCGCCGGCAAGGAACGCCGGGATGTGGCTCTTGTTGAACTCCGCCGGGCGGTGCAGTGCGACGTTGCTCCAGACCGGGTTGCTTGCGCGCCCCAACGCGGTGGTGCGACGGAAGTCGGCGTAGGTGGCCTGAAGGGCCTCGACGTTGTCGGCGTGCGTCCACATCATGAAGTCCGCGTCTGCGCGCATGCCCGCGATGTCATACAGGCCACGCACCACGACGCCGCGTTCCTCCTGCTGCTTGAGGAACCTCGCGGTCTCGTCGACGACCGCTGCGCGGTCCTCTCCCAGCTCGCCCGGCCGCACCGAGAACACCGAAAACATCAGATAGCGGATGGCGGAGTTGAGCGTGTCGTAGTCGAGTTTGGCCATAGCCCTATCGTGCCACGCGAGGGGTGACCAGCGACGCCGCCGCCCTGGTGGCCGCCGACACACACGCGGGCACGCCGATGCCGTCCAGGAACCCGCCCGCCACCGCGATCGTCGGCGGCAGCGCTGCCCGCAACTCGGCGACCAGCTGACCGTGGCCGGGTCCGTACTGCGGCATCGCGTCGATCCATCGCTGCACGTGACAGTCGACCGGCTCGGTTCTCACCCCGAACAGCGTCGCCAGATCCTGCGTAGACCACGCCAGCAGCTCCTCGTCGCCCGCGCTACGGGCCAGATCATCGCCGAATCGGCCGAAGGACAAGCGCACCAACTCGACGTTGCCGCGCGGGCCCCACTTGCGCGACGACAACGTGACCGCTTTCGACCGCAGGCGTTCACCGTTGGCCACCAACACTCCGGACTGCTGCGGTAGCGGCGTACCGCCCGGCAACGCCAACGCCACCAGCGCCGTCGAGGCCACCGGGATGCGTCGCGCGGCAGCGGCGGCACGCGGGGCGATGTCGGCGATGAGCCGCGCCAACCGCGGTGCCGGCACGGCTAGCACCAGCGCGTCCGCGTGGTGGCGGGCACCCTCGTCGTCGATCAGCTCCCAACCCTGCGGGGCCTGCTGCAGGCCCTCGGCGGTGACCTGCAGCCAGCGCACGCCCGACCGGCGGGCGAGTTCCTCGACCAGCACCGCATAGCCGCCGTCGACCGCGCCGAAGACCGATCCGGAGACCGCCGGAGGCAGCGCCTCTCGCACCGCGTCGGTCAGGCTGCGCGCACCGCGGTCCAGTACGGCGGTCAGCGCCGGAACCGCCGACCGGACCCCGATCGTCGCCGCGGAGCCCGCGTAGACCCCCGCCAGCAGCGGCTCCACCGATCGAGTCACCACCTGCGCACCGAACCGGTCACCGATGAGTTCGGCGACGGACGGATCGGCACCGGGTCGCCACGAGAACGGCCGCTGACGTTCGGCGTGTATGCGTGCGAGCGTCGCGTCGTCGACCAGCCCGGCCAGCGCCGACGCCTGCGCCGGTATCCCCTGCAACGTGCCCGGCGGCAACGGGTGCAGGCGCGCCTGGCTGTAGATCAGCGGGCGCGCGCCGGTCGTGCCGATCTGCCTGTCCGCCAACCCCAGTTCGGCCAGCAACGCGGGGACTTCCGGTCGCCGCGCGACGAACGCCTCCGCGCCCACGTCCATCGGCTGACCGCCGATCCGCTCGGTGCGCAGCACGCCGCCGAGCCGGTCCGCGGGGTCCAACAGCGTTATCGATGCGTCAGGTCCCGCCGCGACGCGCAGCCGATATGCGGCGACGAGGCCCGAAATACCGCCGCCCACAACGCAATACGACAGAACTCTTTGATGCTCCTCGCGTGCGCGGGTCACAGCGAGTGCACCAGCGCCACCACATCGGTGATGATCCCGGGGCCGGTGGCAGGCAGCACGCCGTGACCCAGGTTGAACACATGGCCGGCCGCTCCGGCGTCGACAGCGCGCCTGCCGTCGTCGACGACGGCACGTGCCGCGCGTTCCGCCACCGGCCAGCCCGCCAGCAACACCACCGGGTCGAGGTTGCCCTGCAGCGCTGTTCCGGGAACGACTCGGGCGGCCGCGTCGGGTAGCGACGTGCGCCAGTCGACCCCGACGACGGCCGGGGCGCCATGGCCGGACGCCGCCTGCGACATCGCGCCCAGCAGTTCGGCGGTGCCCACCCCGAAGTGCGTCATCGGCACCCCGGCGTCGGCCAGCGCCGCGAACACCCGGGTGCTGTGCGGCAGCACGTAGCTGCGGTAGTCGGCCAGCGACAGCGTGCCCGCCCAGGAGTCGAACACCTGGATCGCGTCGACTCCGGCGTTCACCTGCACCTGCAGAAACGCGATCGTGACGTCGGTCAACGCGGTCATCAATGCGTGCCAGGTGTCGGGTTCGCCGAGCATCATCGCCTTGGTGCGCTCGTGGTTGCGGCTCGGTCCGCCTTCGACCAGGTAGGACGCCAGCGTGAACGGCGCCCCGGCGAACCCGATCAGCGGCACGTCGCCGAGCTCGGACACCAACATTTTGACGGCCTCGGCGACGGGCGCGACCTGCTGCGGCTCGAGCGGCCGCAGGGTGGCGACGTCGGCGGCGGTGCGGATCGGATGCTCGATCACCGGGCCAACATCGGGCACGATGTCGAGGTCGATGCCGGACGCCCGCAGCGGCACCACGATGTCGGAGAACAGGATCGCGGCGTCGACTCCGTGCCTGCGGACCGGCTGCAGCGTGATCTCGGTGATAAGCCCGGCATCGAAGCAGGCTTGCATCATCGTGTTCTTCGCCCGCAGTTCGCGGTACTCCGGCAGCGACCGGCCCGCCTGCCGCATGAACCACACCGGCACACGACTGGGTTTGCGGCCGCTCGCGGCGGCCAGATACGGCGACTCGGGCAGCTCACGGCGGATGTTCATCGCTTTCAATGCTGCCATGCGGATCCCAAATCACCGCCCTCGCCTCGAGCCGGACCGTTGCCCGGTCGAATCGGCGCGCCATACGCACAGACCAGCTCAGATCGGCTAGCGTGGATCGTCGTGACCACCGCCGAACCGGCTCAGTTCCGCGAAGCGGTGGCGGCAATGACTGCCACCACCGTCCGACCGGAGATCGAGCTCGGCCCGATCCGCCCGCCGCAGCGGCTGGCGCCGTTCAGCTATGCGCTTGGCGCCGAGGTGCGCCATCCCGAAACGGTGATCGTCCCGGAGCGCTCGGAGGGCGATGCGTTCGGCCGGCTGATCCTGCTGCACGACCCGGAAGGCGCCGAGGCGTGGGACGGCACCATGCGGCTGGTCGCCTACATCCAGGCCGACCTGGACTCCAGCGAGGCGGTTGATCCACTGCTGCCCGAAGTCGCGTGGAGTTGGCTCGTCGACGCGCTCGAGGAACGGGCTGAACACGTCACCGCCCTCGGCGGTACCGTCACCGCCACCACATCCGTGCGCTACGGCGACATCTCCGGCCCCCCACGTGCTCATCAGCTGGAACTGCGCGCCTCGTGGACGGCGACGACGCTCGAGTTGGGGCCGCATGTCGAGGCGTTCTGCGAGGTGCTCGAGCACGCGGCCGGTCTGCCTCCTCAGGGCGTCACCGACCTGGGCTCGCGCACCCGCGCTTGACGATGACTAGGGCTTCATCGGAGGCATCTGGGGCCGAACACGTCGAGCCGGAAGCCACGCCGCTGCTCAGGCCGCGCGGCGGGGTGCCCGAACTGTCCAGCAGCGTCACCGAAATCCGCAGGGCCGCTGAGCTTCTGGCGTCCGGCCGCGGGCCGTTCGCGGTGGACGCCGAACGCGCATCCGGGTTCCGTTACTCCAACCGCGCCTACCTGGTGCAGATCCGGCGCGACGGCGCGGGCACCGTGTTGATCGACCCGGTGAGCCACGGCGCCGACCCGGTCGAGACGCTGGCGCCGGTGGCCGAGGTGCTGGCCACCGACGAGTGGGTGCTGCACGCCGCCGACCAGGATCTGCCGTGCCTCGCCGAACTCGGCATCCGGCCGGTCACCGTGTACGACACCGAGTTGGCGGGCCGGCTGGCCGGCTTCGAGAAGGTCAACCTCGCCGCGATGGTGCAGCGCCTGCTGGGCCTGCAACTCATGAAGGGGCACGGCGCGGCCGACTGGTCGAAGCGACCGTTGCCCGACGAGTGGCTCAACTACGCGGCGCTGGACGTCGAGGTGCTGATCGACCTGCGCGACGCGATCGCCGCGACGCTCGAGGAGCAGGGCAAAACCTACTGGGCGGCACAAGAATTCGAGCACCTGCGAAAGTTCGAGGCGGCACCGACACGCCGCGACCGCTGGCGCCGCACGTCGGGCATCCACAAGGTCCGCGACCCGCGGGCGCTGGCCGCGGTGCGCGAACTGTGGACCACCCGCGACCATATCGCCCAGCGCCGCGACATCGCGCCCGGCCGCATCCTGCCCGACTCGGCGATCATCAACGCCGCCACCGCCGATCCCGACACCGTCGAGAAGTTGACCGCGCTCCCGGTGTTCGGCGGAAACCGGCAACGCCGCAGCGCGAAGGTGTGGCTGGACGCGCTCGCGCGGGCGCGCACCACGCAGGACCTGCCGTCGTCGCAGGAGCCGTCGAACGGGCCACCGCCCGCATCCCGCTGGGCCAGGCGCAAACCCGAGGCGGCCGCGCGGCTGGAGGCGGCCCGGGCCGCGATATCCGAGGTGTCACAGCGGGTTTCGGTGCCGCCGGAGAACCTCGTCTCCCCCGACGTCGTGCGGCGGTTGTGCTGGGACTGGGAACAGGTCCAGGACACGGCCGCGGTGGTCGAGCAGTTTCTGCGCGACGCCGGCGCGCGACCGTGGCAACGCGAGTTGACCGTGCCCGTGCTGGCCGACGCTTTGGAGAACTCCGGCGAGCAACCGAGTTAGGCGGCCACCTTCTCGACGTGGGCGAGGAAGTGCCGCAACACTTCTGTGGGCGCCTCGAGTTGCGGCCAGTGACCGATGTCGTCGGCAAGCATCACCACGTCGGCATCGGGAATCACCTCGGCGTAGCGACGGGCCATGTGGGGGCCCGAATTCGGGTCGACCGGCCCGTCGATCAGGCGCATCGGCACCGCGGTTTCCCGCATCGCGCGCACCCAGCGGTTGCGATGCGTGTAGCGGTCACCGAGGAAGCGTCCGACCTTGTGCAGCACCCGTTTCCCGTCGTTGTACTCGAGGATCTGGTGGAAGCGGTCCATCATCTCGGGTGTCGGCTTGGTGTTCGGACCGAACATCTCGTTGATCGTGGACTCGAGTAGGCGCCGCGACAGCGGGCTGCCCTGCAGCGGGCTCATCAAGCCGCCCAGCGGCGTTGCCGACATCAGCTTCTGCATGGTGCGGGGCGTGTATGCCTCGTTGAACAGTCCGCCGTTGAGCCAGGTGATCGACCGGTAGTGCACCGACCCGTAGGCCTGTTCGCGAAATTCGCTGCGCGCCAGCAGCTCCTGGCCGACCGAGTCGCCGAGGTCGTGGGCCAGCACGTGGCAGTTTTCGACGTGCAGGTGGTCGAGCAGCGCCTCGTGTACGTCGGCGTGATCGGCTACCGAGTACCGGTAGGCACTCGGTTTCGCCGAGAAGCCCAAGCCGATCATGTCCGGCGCGATGACGGTGAAGCGCTCGGTGAGCGTCGGCCAGATCAGCGACCAGTCCCACGAGTTGAACGGATAGCCGTGGACCATCAGCAGCGTCGGCGCCTCGCCGAGCGGCGGGCCGTCGATTCGGTAGAAGATGTCGAAGCCGAGGTAGTCGAAGTATCGGCCCGCGGACTTCCAGCCTTCCAACTCGGCGTCCATCAGGGCAGCCTAGCTGGCAAGCACGACGCCGAGTCGGCCGTCAGCGGAACTGCTGCGCCAAGAACGGCGTGGAATCCGGCAGCGAAGCCAACACGGTGCCACTGTGGTCCTCATCGGGGTAGACCTTCAAGGTGACGTCTTGACCGTTGGCGGTGAGCCGGTCGTTGAACCGCAGCGTCAGGCTGGGCGGCACATCGCGATCGAGCAGACCGACGCCGAGAAATATCGGCCGGTCGTATCCGTCCGCAGGGATACCCATGAACGCATCGACGGCCTCGGTGGCGCCCGGAATCGACGCCAACGGCTCCGTGAAGAAGCCAGGCACCGTCATGTCGGCAACTGCCGCGGACAGTTCAGCGACACACAGGGTTTCGGCCTGATCGGCCGCGGCGCGGCCGGCCGGGGTGAGGATGTGGTTCAGGTCGAGGTCGGGGCGAGCCTCCCGCAGGGCGGCCACGATGTAGGCGGTGTAGGCGTTGGCGACCGGACCGAGCTCCGGAGGGACCGCCATGTCGGGGCCCGCCTGCTTGACGATGCTCTCGACATCGGCTGGGGTTCCGGTGGCGACGACTCCGCGATAGTCGAGACCCGTACCGGCACTGAACTCCGTGGCCCATCGGGCGGTGGCGACGGCTGCTCCACCGCCTTGCGACTGACCCACCACAGCCCATTTGGGTGACAGCGGCAGATCCATCTGGTGTGCCGCGATCACTGAATCCACCACGCCTCGCGCTGTGGTGACGCTGTTGAGGTAGCTCATCAATCCCGGGGTGCCCAGCCCGGCGTAGTCGCTACCGACCACCGCGTAACCCTGGTTCAGCCAGTGCGTCAGGTACTCGTCGTCGCGTTCACTGCGCGGCTGCGCCGACGGCGTGCAGTTGTCACCCAGCCCGACGGTCCCGTGCGCCCAGGCGATGACGGGCCAACCTTCCTGGGGCGGAGGGCTTTTCGGAGTGAAGACGACTGCCGTGCTCACCGCGGGGCGGTCATGCTGGTCGATGGTAGCGTACAGGATGCGATAGGCCTCACCGGCGCCGGCCACCGTTAGGGCAGGGTCGAGCGGGACCGACTCGAGCAAACCGCCCGGCGCCGGGATCGGACCGTCGTAGGCGCGTGCGTCGAGACCCGACCACTGCGGCGCAGTTGCCGATGCCGTGCTGGCTGTGCCCACCAGTACGACCGCACACACCAGCGCGACCGTTAGAACACGAATCAGCCCAGCGAAATTCATGCCTAGAGCGTAGACACCGCCGAGCAGACGTGAAGTGCCCGTCAACGGCGGCGTGTCGAAGGCATTTTGC
This window harbors:
- the hemE gene encoding uroporphyrinogen decarboxylase, translating into MNIRRELPESPYLAAASGRKPSRVPVWFMRQAGRSLPEYRELRAKNTMMQACFDAGLITEITLQPVRRHGVDAAILFSDIVVPLRASGIDLDIVPDVGPVIEHPIRTAADVATLRPLEPQQVAPVAEAVKMLVSELGDVPLIGFAGAPFTLASYLVEGGPSRNHERTKAMMLGEPDTWHALMTALTDVTIAFLQVQVNAGVDAIQVFDSWAGTLSLADYRSYVLPHSTRVFAALADAGVPMTHFGVGTAELLGAMSQAASGHGAPAVVGVDWRTSLPDAAARVVPGTALQGNLDPVVLLAGWPVAERAARAVVDDGRRAVDAGAAGHVFNLGHGVLPATGPGIITDVVALVHSL
- a CDS encoding alpha/beta hydrolase family protein; protein product: MNFAGLIRVLTVALVCAVVLVGTASTASATAPQWSGLDARAYDGPIPAPGGLLESVPLDPALTVAGAGEAYRILYATIDQHDRPAVSTAVVFTPKSPPPQEGWPVIAWAHGTVGLGDNCTPSAQPRSERDDEYLTHWLNQGYAVVGSDYAGLGTPGLMSYLNSVTTARGVVDSVIAAHQMDLPLSPKWAVVGQSQGGGAAVATARWATEFSAGTGLDYRGVVATGTPADVESIVKQAGPDMAVPPELGPVANAYTAYIVAALREARPDLDLNHILTPAGRAAADQAETLCVAELSAAVADMTVPGFFTEPLASIPGATEAVDAFMGIPADGYDRPIFLGVGLLDRDVPPSLTLRFNDRLTANGQDVTLKVYPDEDHSGTVLASLPDSTPFLAQQFR
- a CDS encoding alpha/beta fold hydrolase; translated protein: MDAELEGWKSAGRYFDYLGFDIFYRIDGPPLGEAPTLLMVHGYPFNSWDWSLIWPTLTERFTVIAPDMIGLGFSAKPSAYRYSVADHADVHEALLDHLHVENCHVLAHDLGDSVGQELLARSEFREQAYGSVHYRSITWLNGGLFNEAYTPRTMQKLMSATPLGGLMSPLQGSPLSRRLLESTINEMFGPNTKPTPEMMDRFHQILEYNDGKRVLHKVGRFLGDRYTHRNRWVRAMRETAVPMRLIDGPVDPNSGPHMARRYAEVIPDADVVMLADDIGHWPQLEAPTEVLRHFLAHVEKVAA
- a CDS encoding HRDC domain-containing protein, producing the protein MTRASSEASGAEHVEPEATPLLRPRGGVPELSSSVTEIRRAAELLASGRGPFAVDAERASGFRYSNRAYLVQIRRDGAGTVLIDPVSHGADPVETLAPVAEVLATDEWVLHAADQDLPCLAELGIRPVTVYDTELAGRLAGFEKVNLAAMVQRLLGLQLMKGHGAADWSKRPLPDEWLNYAALDVEVLIDLRDAIAATLEEQGKTYWAAQEFEHLRKFEAAPTRRDRWRRTSGIHKVRDPRALAAVRELWTTRDHIAQRRDIAPGRILPDSAIINAATADPDTVEKLTALPVFGGNRQRRSAKVWLDALARARTTQDLPSSQEPSNGPPPASRWARRKPEAAARLEAARAAISEVSQRVSVPPENLVSPDVVRRLCWDWEQVQDTAAVVEQFLRDAGARPWQRELTVPVLADALENSGEQPS
- the msrB gene encoding peptide-methionine (R)-S-oxide reductase MsrB codes for the protein MTTPAPKLQLTDDQWRQKLTPEEFHVLREAGTERPFTGEYTDTKTEGIYECRACGAELFRSTEKFESHCGWPSFFDPADSDAVILRSDDSLGMHRVEVLCANCHSHLGHVFEGEGYPTPTDQRYCINSISLRLKPSS
- the aftC gene encoding arabinofuranan 3-O-arabinosyltransferase, yielding MRDLVTAAFGPRTSPPSVSTLLRTILWPLAILFIIHRCYVLATNGYITDDYGPVYRAVVNFKMGWDIYNEHFDHVDPHYLYPPGGTLLMAPFGYLPIDASRYWFIFFNTVAIVLAAYFLIRLFGYTYRSVALPALLAAMFCTESVINTLVFGNINGCILLLEVLFFRWLLDGNKKHEWWAGVAIGLTVVVKPILLPLLLLPLLNRQWRPFVGAVAVPLVFNAAAWPLISDPMNWVTRTLPYILTTRDYFNSSIAGNGIYYGLPIWLILSLRIGFALLAAYTLWLLYKYYRTRDPLFWMLTSSGVLLIASFLVLSLGQGYYSMMLFPFLMTVVLPNSVLRNWPAWLAIYGFMSADRWLLGHWPTTGRFLEYMKFTYGWGLMLVVVFSVLYFRYLDAKAEGRLDDGIDPLWLKKPSPEPVASTAPAKPTAPPIS
- the hemQ gene encoding hydrogen peroxide-dependent heme synthase, translating into MAKLDYDTLNSAIRYLMFSVFSVRPGELGEDRAAVVDETARFLKQQEERGVVVRGLYDIAGMRADADFMMWTHADNVEALQATYADFRRTTALGRASNPVWSNVALHRPAEFNKSHIPAFLAGEEPGNYICVYPFVRSYEWYLLPDEERRRMLSEHGMAARGYKDVRANTVPAFALGDYEWILAFEAPELHRIVDLMRDLRATDARRHTRAETPFFTGPRISAEQLIERLP
- a CDS encoding DUF3000 domain-containing protein, which gives rise to MTATTVRPEIELGPIRPPQRLAPFSYALGAEVRHPETVIVPERSEGDAFGRLILLHDPEGAEAWDGTMRLVAYIQADLDSSEAVDPLLPEVAWSWLVDALEERAEHVTALGGTVTATTSVRYGDISGPPRAHQLELRASWTATTLELGPHVEAFCEVLEHAAGLPPQGVTDLGSRTRA
- a CDS encoding protoporphyrinogen oxidase, whose amino-acid sequence is MTRAREEHQRVLSYCVVGGGISGLVAAYRLRVAAGPDASITLLDPADRLGGVLRTERIGGQPMDVGAEAFVARRPEVPALLAELGLADRQIGTTGARPLIYSQARLHPLPPGTLQGIPAQASALAGLVDDATLARIHAERQRPFSWRPGADPSVAELIGDRFGAQVVTRSVEPLLAGVYAGSAATIGVRSAVPALTAVLDRGARSLTDAVREALPPAVSGSVFGAVDGGYAVLVEELARRSGVRWLQVTAEGLQQAPQGWELIDDEGARHHADALVLAVPAPRLARLIADIAPRAAAAARRIPVASTALVALALPGGTPLPQQSGVLVANGERLRSKAVTLSSRKWGPRGNVELVRLSFGRFGDDLARSAGDEELLAWSTQDLATLFGVRTEPVDCHVQRWIDAMPQYGPGHGQLVAELRAALPPTIAVAGGFLDGIGVPACVSAATRAAASLVTPRVAR